A stretch of Meiothermus sp. QL-1 DNA encodes these proteins:
- a CDS encoding DUF3467 domain-containing protein — protein MSEVQVPELRIDIDRETALGKYANFAIFSHQKNEFYLDFALMQPGTQGQMVALVTSRIITSPQHAKALLRSLAENIQRYEETYGAIPEPFDGSKA, from the coding sequence GTGAGTGAGGTTCAGGTACCCGAGCTACGCATAGACATCGACCGCGAGACCGCGCTAGGCAAATACGCCAACTTTGCCATCTTCTCCCACCAGAAAAACGAGTTCTACCTGGACTTTGCCCTGATGCAACCGGGGACCCAGGGCCAGATGGTGGCGCTGGTTACCAGCCGGATCATCACCAGCCCCCAGCATGCCAAGGCCCTGCTGCGCAGCCTGGCCGAGAACATCCAGCGCTACGAGGAAACCTACGGGGCCATTCCCGAGCCCTTCGACGGCTCCAAGGCCTAA
- the infC gene encoding translation initiation factor IF-3, translating to MKDVPVNERIRVRQVRLIDENGAQVGIVDTREALRLARERDYDLVLVSPNSVPPVARLLDYGKWRYEQQQAEKEARKKAKRTELKSMKLRPKIEAHDYNTKLSHIRRFLEEGHKVKVTIMFRGRELAHQELGYKLLERIAKDLEGIGFVEVRPELLGRDMNMIMAPGAKPSAPLTPAGSSS from the coding sequence ATCAAAGATGTACCGGTAAACGAACGGATTCGGGTGCGTCAGGTTCGCCTGATCGACGAGAACGGAGCCCAGGTGGGCATCGTGGACACCCGCGAGGCCCTGCGCCTGGCGCGGGAGCGGGACTACGACCTGGTCCTGGTCTCGCCCAACTCGGTGCCGCCGGTGGCCCGGCTCTTGGACTACGGCAAGTGGCGCTACGAGCAGCAGCAGGCCGAAAAGGAGGCCCGCAAGAAGGCCAAGCGCACCGAGCTCAAGAGCATGAAGCTGCGCCCTAAGATTGAGGCCCACGATTACAATACCAAGCTCTCCCACATTCGGCGCTTCCTCGAGGAAGGCCACAAAGTCAAGGTCACCATCATGTTCCGGGGGCGCGAACTGGCCCACCAGGAACTGGGCTATAAGCTGCTGGAGCGCATTGCAAAAGACCTGGAGGGCATAGGCTTCGTGGAGGTGCGGCCGGAGCTTCTGGGCCGCGACATGAACATGATCATGGCCCCAGGGGCCAAGCCCTCCGCCCCCCTGACCCCGGCGGGCTCCTCCAGCTAA
- a CDS encoding molybdenum cofactor biosynthesis protein B produces the protein MSESSEKHREIARARGPVRVAIVTVSDTRTPETDTNYHYLRPEIEALGHQVVGYRIIKDEPDLVDMALEEMVQLGAQVILFNGGTGIAPRDTTYDVLVRKIEKPMPGFGELFRMLSYQEVGAAAMLSRAIAGTYRRRVVISTPGSPNAVQVAWTRLIKPELEHLAWEVAR, from the coding sequence ATGTCCGAGAGCAGCGAGAAGCACCGGGAGATTGCCCGAGCCCGGGGACCGGTGCGGGTGGCGATTGTGACGGTTTCCGACACCCGCACCCCCGAGACCGATACCAACTACCACTACCTCAGGCCCGAGATAGAGGCCCTGGGCCACCAGGTGGTGGGCTACCGCATCATCAAGGACGAGCCCGACCTGGTGGACATGGCCCTCGAGGAGATGGTGCAGCTCGGGGCCCAGGTCATCCTCTTCAACGGTGGGACCGGGATTGCCCCCCGCGACACCACCTACGATGTGCTGGTGCGCAAGATTGAGAAGCCCATGCCCGGCTTCGGTGAGCTTTTCCGGATGCTCTCCTACCAGGAGGTGGGGGCCGCGGCCATGCTATCGCGGGCCATTGCCGGCACCTACCGCCGCCGGGTGGTAATCTCCACCCCCGGTTCGCCCAACGCCGTGCAGGTGGCCTGGACCAGGCTCATCAAGCCCGAGCTCGAGCACCTGGCCTGGGAGGTGGCCCGCTAA
- a CDS encoding roadblock/LC7 domain-containing protein has translation MVQEVLGELQVTKGVLASALVAEDGFVVESTRAEQAPDLDFLGGAASTALASARALSQELGRGEVEEVMVEYPEGPVLLVPLEAGYLLVVLMDSVQSLGRVRFQLKKSVPRLKEALK, from the coding sequence ATGGTGCAGGAAGTGCTGGGTGAGCTGCAGGTGACCAAAGGGGTGCTGGCCTCGGCCCTGGTGGCGGAGGACGGCTTCGTGGTAGAGAGCACCCGGGCCGAGCAGGCCCCGGACCTGGACTTTCTGGGGGGGGCTGCCTCCACCGCGCTGGCCTCGGCCCGGGCCCTATCGCAGGAGCTGGGACGCGGTGAGGTGGAGGAGGTCATGGTAGAGTACCCCGAGGGACCGGTCTTGCTGGTCCCGCTCGAGGCGGGATACCTGCTGGTGGTGCTCATGGACTCGGTGCAAAGCCTGGGCCGGGTGCGCTTCCAGCTAAAGAAAAGCGTTCCGCGCCTCAAGGAGGCTCTCAAGTGA
- a CDS encoding roadblock/LC7 domain-containing protein has translation MGLEGQVSGLLESLSLAGVRQAVLASQDGLVIESVGKETPEPELLAAELAALAQASRVLARSLGGELRRFTLATEQREVLAVVFKGYCLGAVVEKGSDRKSIGQELSRLALRLAQSL, from the coding sequence ATGGGACTCGAGGGGCAAGTTTCAGGATTGCTGGAGAGCCTATCGCTGGCAGGGGTGCGCCAGGCCGTGCTGGCCAGCCAGGATGGCCTGGTCATCGAGAGCGTGGGCAAGGAAACCCCGGAGCCCGAGCTGTTGGCCGCCGAGCTGGCCGCTTTGGCCCAGGCCAGCCGGGTGCTGGCCCGCAGCCTGGGGGGGGAGCTGAGGCGCTTCACCCTGGCCACCGAGCAGCGCGAGGTGCTGGCCGTGGTCTTCAAAGGGTACTGCCTGGGCGCGGTGGTGGAGAAAGGCAGCGACCGGAAAAGCATCGGGCAGGAGCTCTCCCGGCTGGCTCTGCGTCTGGCGCAGTCTTTGTAG